CCGCGCGCGTACGGCTCCACGGTCAGGCGGCGCCGTCGACGTCGAGGGTGCCGGGGCGGTAGGACGACATCCACGAGCGCAGCAGCTCGACCCGGCTGGTGTTGGCGTCGTTGCCGACGATGACCGGCTCCTCGTTGTAGGCCATGGTGTCGGAGCGGCGCCGCAGCTTGACGTAGAGCCCGGACGCCTCGATGGCGTAGCGCTCCATGTCGTCCTGCAGGGCGCCGACGACGGTGATGTTGTGGTCGTTGCCGATGCGCTCGAACAGCGCGACGGCCTCGCGGCGGTGCTGCTTGCCGAGGTTGCGGCCGAGCTCGTCGAGGATCAGCAGCAGCGGCCGGTCACCACCGCGGGCCAGGGCGGCGGCGCAGACCAGCTTGACGGCCTTCTCGTCCATCTGGGCGGTGTTGCTGCGCAGCGTGTACGCGGACATCCGCTGGCCCTCGGCGCGCCGCCACTTCGGGCTGACCGTCCACCGCCACGGCTTGTCCGGCTCGGACGGCGGCTCCGGCTCGGGGTAGTCGAGGCCGGCGCCGTAGCCGCCGTACTCCTGGTCGAGGCGGTCGAACTCGGACGCGACCTTCTTCAGCATCGTCTTGATGCCGGCCGCCAGCGACGTGCGGTGGGCGCGGACGGTCTGCTCGGCCTCGCTGTAGCCGAGGCGTGCGGCCTCGAGGTCGGCGGTGCGCCGGGCCCGCTGCTCGGCGATCTGCTTGAGCTGGTGCCGGTCGTGGTCCTCGTGGTCGCGCAGGTGACCGTCGAGCGCCCGCAGCAGCGCTGCCACCAGCGACACCCGCGTCTCCAGCGCCGCGCCGGACCAGTTCGGCGTGATGAGCAGCTCGCGCAGCTCCGCGGTCAGCTCCTCCGGCGGGGTGCCGGGCGGGAAGCAGCGGACGGCGACCTCGTCGGTCAGGCGGGTGGCGTCGTCGTCCCACGCGGCGGTGGTGCGCGACTGCAGCTCGGACGGCAGCTCGACGAGGTGCCGGCGGGCGGCGTCGGGGGAGTCGCCCCAGGCCTTCTCGCGGTCGAGCAGGGCGAGGCCGTCGCGCTCCGCGGTCAGCGCGTACCGCTCGGCCTCCCTCTCCTTGGCCGTGACGGCGAGCCGCTTGCGGGTGTCGCGCAGGCTGGTGATGCGCTCTTCGCGCGAGTTGTGCACGCCCAGTTCGTGGGCGTAGGCGGCCTCGGCGGAGGTCAGCTCGGGGGCGAGGGCGTCGCGGTGCTCCTGGCGCTCGGCGTTGGCCCCGCGCAGCTCACCGATCTCGTCCTGCAGCGCCTCGGCCCGCTCGGCGGCGTCGGCGGCCTTCGCGCGCGTCTCGGCTCGGGCCAGCGTGGCGCGGGCCTGCTCGACGACGGCGGCAGCGGCGTCGAGCGCCTCGGTCAGCTCGCGGTGCGCCTCCCGAGCGGCGGCGACGCGGGCCGGCTGGCCGGTGATCGGCTCGGCGAACCCGCCGATGGCCAGCACGCCGGCAGCCTCGTCGACGACGGCGCCCTTGCCGGCCCGCTCCGCGACGGCGTCGAGGAACCTGGTGAGGTCGCGCTCGCCGTCGGCCAGCACCAGCAGCGAGCCGGGCAGCCCGGCCAGCGCCTTCGCCGCCTTCGTCGCGTCCTTCCGGCCGACCACGACGGCCTCGCGGTACGGCGACAGCCGCGGCTCCCACACGTCCCGCTCGGCGGGGTCGACGGCGACGACGTCGACCAGCGCGGCCGCGTCGAGGCCGGCCGTCCGGAGCCGTTCGACCTGCTCGGCGGCGACGTCGTCGCCGGACTCGGCGGCCGTGACCCGCCGCGCCGCCGTGTTCGCCGCCGCCCGGGCGACGGCGTGCGCGGCGATGGCCTCCTCGAGCGCGGTCCGTGCCTCGGCCACCTCCGCAGCGGCGGTCTCGGGCGTGCGGCCGTCGGCGGCGCGGGCGTCGTCGAGGAGTGACCGTTGCGTCGTGGTCAGGCGGTCCAGATGCTGGGTGGCGGCCAGTTGCGCCGCCTCCAGCTCACGGTCGCGGGCGATCAGCTCGTTGCGCTTGCGCTGCGCCGCCTCGAACCGGCGCGCGGACTCGTCGTCGTCGGTCAGCGCGGCCAGCCGGTCCTCGACGGCGTCCAGCTCCTGGCGCAGCGCCGCCTCGGTGTCGTCCAGCTCGGCCAGCGCCTGCCGCAGCTCGGCGGCCCGCTCGACGCCGTCGAGCAGGTGCCGCGCGCACCGCGACCGCCACGCCGTCCGCGCGTCGCCGAGCAGTTCGCGGGCCGCGAGCCGGCGGGCGATGCCGGCCTCGATGACGGCGACCTCGCTCTCCCAGTCGGCGATCTGCCGCTCGGTCTCCTCGACCTCGCTGCGGTGCCGGTGCTCGGCCGAGCGCAGCACCTGCTCGTGCTCCAGCTCGCGGTCGAGCCCGGTGAGCGTCGCGATGGCGTCGAAGATGCGGTGCGGCGGAAGGTCGTTCAGCGGTTGGGCCAGCAGGTTCGCCGCCTGGCTGGAGCGCACCGACGTCGACAGGAACGACACGCAGCGCGCGTTCTGCCCGAACAGCACCCGCGACAGCTGGCCGGCGTGGAAGTCGGTGCGGCCGTTGCTGCGCGGCAGCTGCGCCCACAACTCGTCGACCCGCGCGGCCCGCTCGGACTCCGTCGCGCCGTACGGAACGTGCAGCCCGCTGGTCCAGCGCAGGTCGAGGTAGGGCGCCTTGCGGTTGATGCGCAGCCAGACGGTGACGGCGTCGTCCTGCGGCGCGCCGCCGGGCGTGCCGAAGACGCCGATGACGTAGCCGCGGTCGACGTTGGACCAGCGGCCCTCCTGCGCGGCCAGCTCGGCGGTGAACAGCAGCTCGGCCGCACCGGCGGCGCCGCTGGCCAGCTTCCACTGCTCGTCGGCGTGCAGCAGGCTCAGCGCGGCGATGAACGACGATTTCCCGGCGCCGTTGGAGTCCTTCGGCCCCTGCCCGGCGACGGTGACCAGCCCCTGCCCGATCATCGGGACCGGGTGCGTGGACAGCCGGGAGATGTCGACGACCTGGACGCCGACGAGCACCCGCTCGCCGACGATGTCGAAGGCGCCCGGTGCGGCAGCGCTCACGTGTCCTCGTTCCTCTCGGTCGTGCTCTCCTCGGCCGGGACGGCGGGGGCCGGGGTCGTTGCCGGGCGGCGGGCCCGGATGGCCGCCGCGAGCGGGCTCTCCGGCGCGGCGGCCAGGATCAGCTCGTGCTCGAGCCGCTCGCGGGCGGCCTTGGTGAGCCGGTGCAGCGCGGGTCCGGGCAGGTAGGCGGGCCCGTCGACGACGGCGGACCGGCCGCGCGGCGGGGCGATCTGCACCAGCCCGGCGGCCCGCAGCCGCTGCAGCGCCGGCCGGATCTCGCCGCGCGGCAGCTGGGTGTAGCGGGTCAGCTCGTCGACCGACGTCGGGTGCGCCGACGTCCACGAGTCGCCGCTGACCAGCCCCTGGCTGCGCGGGATCGCGACCGAGTGCACGAGCACCAGCACCAGCACCGCGCGGTCGGTGCGCGACTGCGCGGTGGCGCCCTCGGCGGCCAGCCGCTCGGTGACGTCGTCGCGGAAGCCGGAGGTCCAGTGCGTACTGCCGACCCGGACCAGCGTGCGGCCGAGGCGGAACAGCAGCCGCTGGAGGTCGCGGCGGACGGTCGCGTCGCGCAGAGCCAGCAGCTGCGCCTCGGGGACCGGCTCGCGGCCGTGCTCCAGCGCGGCGAACGCGGCCAGCACCTCGTCGCGGTGCCGCTCGTTCAG
This Jiangella alba DNA region includes the following protein-coding sequences:
- a CDS encoding chromosome segregation ATPase, encoding MSAAAPGAFDIVGERVLVGVQVVDISRLSTHPVPMIGQGLVTVAGQGPKDSNGAGKSSFIAALSLLHADEQWKLASGAAGAAELLFTAELAAQEGRWSNVDRGYVIGVFGTPGGAPQDDAVTVWLRINRKAPYLDLRWTSGLHVPYGATESERAARVDELWAQLPRSNGRTDFHAGQLSRVLFGQNARCVSFLSTSVRSSQAANLLAQPLNDLPPHRIFDAIATLTGLDRELEHEQVLRSAEHRHRSEVEETERQIADWESEVAVIEAGIARRLAARELLGDARTAWRSRCARHLLDGVERAAELRQALAELDDTEAALRQELDAVEDRLAALTDDDESARRFEAAQRKRNELIARDRELEAAQLAATQHLDRLTTTQRSLLDDARAADGRTPETAAAEVAEARTALEEAIAAHAVARAAANTAARRVTAAESGDDVAAEQVERLRTAGLDAAALVDVVAVDPAERDVWEPRLSPYREAVVVGRKDATKAAKALAGLPGSLLVLADGERDLTRFLDAVAERAGKGAVVDEAAGVLAIGGFAEPITGQPARVAAAREAHRELTEALDAAAAVVEQARATLARAETRAKAADAAERAEALQDEIGELRGANAERQEHRDALAPELTSAEAAYAHELGVHNSREERITSLRDTRKRLAVTAKEREAERYALTAERDGLALLDREKAWGDSPDAARRHLVELPSELQSRTTAAWDDDATRLTDEVAVRCFPPGTPPEELTAELRELLITPNWSGAALETRVSLVAALLRALDGHLRDHEDHDRHQLKQIAEQRARRTADLEAARLGYSEAEQTVRAHRTSLAAGIKTMLKKVASEFDRLDQEYGGYGAGLDYPEPEPPSEPDKPWRWTVSPKWRRAEGQRMSAYTLRSNTAQMDEKAVKLVCAAALARGGDRPLLLILDELGRNLGKQHRREAVALFERIGNDHNITVVGALQDDMERYAIEASGLYVKLRRRSDTMAYNEEPVIVGNDANTSRVELLRSWMSSYRPGTLDVDGAA